The following DNA comes from Kluyveromyces lactis strain NRRL Y-1140 chromosome E complete sequence.
GCTAAAATTCTTACTTATCCAGAAAAGGTCACTCGTTACAATAAGCATAAACTTCAACAGTTGGTTATTAATGGTCCCAAGGTACACCCTGGTGCAAATTATttattaaagaaaaatgaagatgctAGACGGAACTTACGTTACGGTGATAGGGTTAAACTAGCTAAACAACTACAATATGGGGACGTTGTTGAAAGGCATATCGAAGATGGTGATGTGGTCCTATTTAACAGACAACCTTCTTTGCATAGATTATCTATTTTGTCGCATTATGCTAAGATTCGTCCTTGGAGAACATTCAGATTAAATGAGTGTGTTTGTACACCATACAATGCGGATTttgatggtgatgaaatGAATTTACATGTTCCGCAAACAGAAGAAGCTCGTGCCGAAGCAATAAATTTGATGGGTGTCAAAAATAATTTATTGACACCAAAATCTGGTGAACCGATCATTGCAGCAACTCAAGATTTCATAACTGGTTCATACTTAATTTCCCATaaagattctttctttgacCGTGCGCAATTAACACAACTATTATCTATGATGTCCGACAGTAATCTTCAGTTTGATATTCCTCCGCCATCTATCATGAAACCTCACTATTTATGGACAGGAAAACAAGTCTTTTCATTATTAATAAAACCTAGCAGGAAGTCTCCTGTAGTCATCAACCTGGATGCTAAAAACAAAGTTTACCTGCCGCCTCctaagaaagaatatcCAAACGAAATGTCACAGAATGATGGTTTTGTATTAATCAGAGGGTCCAATATTCTTTCGGGAGTGATGGATAAATCGGTTCTTGGTGATGGTAAAAAACATTCTGTATTCTACACAATTTTGAGAGATTATGGTCCAAATGAGGCCGCACAAGCCATGAATAGAATGGCTAAGCTTTGTGCCAGATATTTGGGTAATAGAGGGTTTTCTATTGGTATCAATGATGTCACACCGGGAAGCGAtttaaaacaaaagaaggaacaaaTGGTTGAAAGTGCATACGCTAAATGTGACGAATTGATTGaccttttcaataaaggTAAATTGGAAACTCAACCGGGTTGTAATGAAGAGCAAACATTGGAAGCCAAGATTGGTGGTCTCTTATCGAAAGTCAGAGAAGAAGTCGGTGAAGTGTGTATCAGAGAACTAGACAACTTGAATGCTCCGTTGATTATGGCAACTTGTGGTTCCAAGGGTTCCACTTTGAACGTGTCGCAGATGGTTGCAGTCGTCGGTCAACAGATTATTTCTGGTAATCGTGTTCCGGATGGTTTCCAAGATCGTTCATTGCCCCACTTCCCTAAGAACTCTAAAACTCCTCAGTCGAAAGGTTTTGTtagaaattctttcttttcaggCCTTTCTCCCCCAGAATTCTTATTCCACGCAATTTCAGGTCGTGAAGGTCTTGTGGATACTGCTGTTAAAACAGCTGAAACTGGTTATATGTCCCGTAGattgatgaaatcattGGAAGATTTGTCTTGTCAATATGATAATACTGTTAGAACGTCTTCCAATGGTATTGTTCAATTTACATATGGTGGGGATGGTTTAGATCCGTTGGATATGGAAGGTAACGCACAACCAGTGAATTTCAACAGGTCATGGACACATGCGAATAACCTAACCTTAAATGACAATTCTCCTGGTCTGCTTCCTTATCAGATTATTGCTGAAACCAATGTCATTCTACAACCACttgaaaacaaattgaaaagataCGACAATATTGGGCAGGAACTTAGAAAGGAAGACGAGCATAAGGACGAATATATCGATCAATTTGACGCTGAAAGATCCTTCTATCAATCGTTACGTGAATTTATGACGGAAAAGGCCCTGACTCTTGCTAGTTTGAGAGGAGAAAGAGGCTTGAAGGAGCTTGTAGACGAACCAGCTGAAGAGCTACGGGAGTTCAACTGGGATGAAAACGTTCCAGCTTCTATAACCATTGCGTTGAACCAACTTTGTAAGATATCGAAGATTCTCGTTCAAAAGTTTTTGAGCATAGCgatttcaaagtaccaCAGAGCAAGAGTGGAACCAGGTACAGCAGTCGGTGCAATTGGTGCACAATCTATAGGTGAGCCTGGTACTCAAATGACATTAAAAACTTTCCATTTTGCTGGTGTTGCTTCTATGAATGTCACCCTTGGTGTTCCACgtatcaaagaaattatcaacGCTTCCAAAGTTATTTCTACGCCCATTATCAATGCAGTTCTTGTTAATGATAACGACGAAAGAGCCGCAAGAGTGGTTAAAGGTAGAGTCGAGAAAACTCTTTTGTCAGATGTTTCGTTCTACGTCCAGGACATATACCGGGATAACATGGCGTTCTTGCAGATCAAGATTGACTCTGAAACTATAGAGAAATTGCAACTTGAACTAACTTTAGAAGACATTGTAGTTGCTATTGCCAAAGCTCCAAAGCTCAAAATCGGTACGAATGATATATCGATTATCGGCAAAGATAAAATTAATATAGCTGTGAGCTCAGACGGAAAATCTATGAAATCCATATCAACTGCTATGAAGGAACCCGAACCAAATGAAGTATTTTACAGAATGCAACAACTCCGTCGTGCTCTTCCTCATATTGTCGTTAAAGGTTTCAGCGACATTTCTAGGGCTGTTATCAATATTCGCGATGACGGGAAAAGAGAATTATTAGTCGAAGGTTATGGATTAAGAGACGTAATGACCACGGACGGTGTGATAGGCTCCAAAACTAAGACTAACCATATTCTTGAAGTCTACGATGTTTTGGGTATTGAAGCAGCAAGATCATGTATTATTAATGAAATCGATTACACAATGAGTAATCATGGTATGAGTGTTGATCCTCGTCACATCCAGTTATTGGGTGATGTTATGACATACAAGGGTGAAGTTCTAGGTATTACCAGATTTGGTTTGGCTAAGATGAGAGATTCGGTTCTTCAATTAGCATCCTTCGAGAAGACAACTGATCATTTATTCGATGCTGCGTTCtatatgaaaaatgatGCTGTGGAAGGTGTTTCAGAGTGTATCATTTTGGGACAAACCATGTCAATTGGTACAGGATCATTTAAAGTTGTTAAAAACACGGTAGTGGGAGAAAATGACCTCACACCTAAACCAACACTATTCGAGACCCTGTGTGATACTGTAGTAAAAGCTAACTAGTCTTTAAAATCATGTGCATGTATATAAACTTTCTTAATTAGCATaacaattcttcaaaggaTTGATTTATTTGGGTAATATTGTTACAAATCCTAGTTACgatatttttatttcaagaatatcatcttcttcaaggCCTTCACTTAAAACGGTGGCTGCTGGGTTGagttcttcattatcaaatattaaTAACACATTTGCATCTTCTGAAAGGCTGGAAATAGTCTTGTATCTGTTCGCTATCTCCGTAAAAGTTGTATTAGGCCAAACTGAAATTGATGTTCGCTTGTTTGCCTTATCAATTAAGGTTAACCGAAtagaatttgatgattcaatatcagaatcaagaagatcaatTACATCATCTGTTCTCTCCGCGAGCTTTGGCGCACTTTCAAGCTCTTTCTCAAATAGCTTGAATTTCTCATCCCTAGCCGGTTGTTCGAGTGGGTCCTGCTCTTCTATGTTGCTTTCATCCAAGAAGGATTGTAATCTCGATTCCCGAATTCTCTTATATTCCGTCTTGTAGTTATTGGCATCAGCAGAATGAACTATAACTAAATCCACTGTAGTTTCATACTCGCTCACTGTTTTAGGTATACGTAAACTGTCACAGTTGGAAAATGGTAGCACCTCCACTCCTGCCCGAAATAATACTAGTTCAGCCGGTGTATAGAAGATCCTCAACCTTCTTGGTATCTTGTAAGATTGGATAAACGTTCGTATTGTTATTGGTAGAatactttcaaaagttttgtTTCCTGTTACTTTAACATTTACTCTTTTGTCCTGTGATCCTTCTAAAGTAGATATAAAGTTAATGTTGTAAATCCGCTTGGTTACCTTCCCATTATTGTGAGT
Coding sequences within:
- the ESC2 gene encoding Esc2p (some similarities with uniprot|Q06340 YDR363W Saccharomyces cerevisiae ESC2 Protein involved in mating-type locus silencing interacts with Sir2p) — its product is MSDSDSDDFFFNQNITDEENEIEKEVDISIHASNLPSLETLKNDRKRPHKNGISLALESEEPAKKLTRQSGSSKSSDKNDISDDAESSYENSVISESDDSIHSELERFKEDQTPSINTQDEMFDFLKEVTSNAKNHADTHNNGKVTKRIYNINFISTLEGSQDKRVNVKVTGNKTFESILPITIRTFIQSYKIPRRLRIFYTPAELVLFRAGVEVLPFSNCDSLRIPKTVSEYETTVDLVIVHSADANNYKTEYKRIRESRLQSFLDESNIEEQDPLEQPARDEKFKLFEKELESAPKLAERTDDVIDLLDSDIESSNSIRLTLIDKANKRTSISVWPNTTFTEIANRYKTISSLSEDANVLLIFDNEELNPAATVLSEGLEEDDILEIKIS
- the RPO31 gene encoding DNA-directed RNA polymerase III core subunit RPO31 (highly similar to uniprot|P04051 Saccharomyces cerevisiae YOR116C), with the translated sequence MKETVIDIAPKKIKGISFSALSAADIVSQSEVEISTRDLFDLDNGRSAKEGGALDPRMGVSSSQAECTTCHGNLASCHGHFGHIKLALPVFHVGYFKATIQILQSVCKGCGALLLSEEDKRKFLTELRRPGMDNLRRMNILKKILDQCKKQRRCFECGELNGVVKKAAAGSGSAALKIIHDTFRWVGKKSAPEKEQWIGDWKQVLENNPELERYVKRCMDDLNPLKVLNLFKQIKPNDCELLGIDSTSKSGRPETYIWRYLPAPPVCIRPSVMMQDSPASNEDDLTVKLTEIVWTSSLIKAGLEKGISINNMMEQWDYLQLAVAMYINSDSVNPSMLPGSSGTKSKPIRGFCQRLKGKQGRFRGNLSGKRVDFSGRTVISPDPNLSIDEVAVPDRVAKILTYPEKVTRYNKHKLQQLVINGPKVHPGANYLLKKNEDARRNLRYGDRVKLAKQLQYGDVVERHIEDGDVVLFNRQPSLHRLSILSHYAKIRPWRTFRLNECVCTPYNADFDGDEMNLHVPQTEEARAEAINLMGVKNNLLTPKSGEPIIAATQDFITGSYLISHKDSFFDRAQLTQLLSMMSDSNLQFDIPPPSIMKPHYLWTGKQVFSLLIKPSRKSPVVINLDAKNKVYLPPPKKEYPNEMSQNDGFVLIRGSNILSGVMDKSVLGDGKKHSVFYTILRDYGPNEAAQAMNRMAKLCARYLGNRGFSIGINDVTPGSDLKQKKEQMVESAYAKCDELIDLFNKGKLETQPGCNEEQTLEAKIGGLLSKVREEVGEVCIRELDNLNAPLIMATCGSKGSTLNVSQMVAVVGQQIISGNRVPDGFQDRSLPHFPKNSKTPQSKGFVRNSFFSGLSPPEFLFHAISGREGLVDTAVKTAETGYMSRRLMKSLEDLSCQYDNTVRTSSNGIVQFTYGGDGLDPLDMEGNAQPVNFNRSWTHANNLTLNDNSPGLLPYQIIAETNVILQPLENKLKRYDNIGQELRKEDEHKDEYIDQFDAERSFYQSLREFMTEKALTLASLRGERGLKELVDEPAEELREFNWDENVPASITIALNQLCKISKILVQKFLSIAISKYHRARVEPGTAVGAIGAQSIGEPGTQMTLKTFHFAGVASMNVTLGVPRIKEIINASKVISTPIINAVLVNDNDERAARVVKGRVEKTLLSDVSFYVQDIYRDNMAFLQIKIDSETIEKLQLELTLEDIVVAIAKAPKLKIGTNDISIIGKDKINIAVSSDGKSMKSISTAMKEPEPNEVFYRMQQLRRALPHIVVKGFSDISRAVINIRDDGKRELLVEGYGLRDVMTTDGVIGSKTKTNHILEVYDVLGIEAARSCIINEIDYTMSNHGMSVDPRHIQLLGDVMTYKGEVLGITRFGLAKMRDSVLQLASFEKTTDHLFDAAFYMKNDAVEGVSECIILGQTMSIGTGSFKVVKNTVVGENDLTPKPTLFETLCDTVVKAN